From the genome of Pirellulales bacterium, one region includes:
- a CDS encoding amidohydrolase — MLARAIFYAALATALHPRPMLAVDPSTWAHDHLDELVRFYRQLHQAPELSFHEEQTAETMAAALKAVGCKVTTGIGGYGVVGILENGAGPKIMIRADMDALPVVENTQLAYASTKKVKDDSGNDVGVMHACGHDIHMTCLVGVARYLAANKDRWSGTIMFLCQPAEERGSGAAKMLKDGCFDRFFKPEYSLALHVDANQPTGTVGFHPGYTLANVDSVDITLYGKGGHGAYPHATIDPIVQAARLILDLQTIVSREVKPTEPAVITVGSIHGGAKHNVIGDTCHLQITVRSFSDEVRKQLLAAIRRKALAAAQSSGAAEPKITVSEGTPAMYNDPKLVERIVPVLKRALGEDKIVDTEASMGGEDYSEYGRAGVPIFMFQLGSVDAKRLAGLKRVEQNPPSLHSPLYYPDAEETIQTGITAMSEAAIDLLPPKKK; from the coding sequence ATGCTTGCTCGCGCTATCTTTTATGCCGCGTTGGCCACGGCTTTGCATCCACGGCCGATGCTGGCGGTCGATCCTTCAACGTGGGCGCACGACCACCTCGACGAGTTGGTCCGCTTCTATCGCCAGTTGCACCAGGCGCCGGAGCTGTCGTTTCACGAAGAGCAGACCGCCGAGACAATGGCCGCCGCACTTAAAGCCGTGGGTTGTAAGGTCACCACCGGCATTGGCGGATACGGTGTCGTCGGAATTCTGGAAAACGGCGCCGGGCCGAAAATCATGATTCGCGCCGACATGGACGCGCTGCCGGTCGTCGAGAACACGCAACTGGCTTACGCGTCGACCAAGAAGGTCAAGGACGATTCCGGCAACGACGTCGGCGTAATGCACGCCTGCGGCCATGATATTCACATGACGTGCCTGGTGGGCGTGGCCCGGTACCTGGCGGCCAACAAGGATCGCTGGAGCGGCACGATCATGTTTCTTTGCCAGCCGGCCGAAGAGCGCGGCTCGGGCGCGGCGAAGATGCTCAAGGATGGCTGCTTCGACCGCTTCTTCAAGCCTGAATATTCGCTGGCCCTGCACGTCGACGCCAATCAGCCCACCGGCACCGTCGGTTTTCACCCGGGCTACACGCTGGCGAATGTCGACAGTGTCGACATCACGTTGTATGGCAAGGGGGGGCACGGAGCTTATCCGCACGCAACGATCGACCCCATCGTGCAGGCGGCGCGGCTGATTCTCGATCTGCAAACGATCGTCAGCCGCGAGGTAAAGCCGACTGAGCCCGCCGTGATCACGGTCGGCTCGATTCACGGTGGCGCGAAGCACAATGTGATCGGCGACACTTGCCACTTGCAGATCACGGTGCGCAGCTTCAGCGACGAGGTGCGCAAGCAATTGCTGGCCGCCATTCGCCGCAAGGCGCTTGCCGCGGCCCAGAGTTCGGGCGCGGCCGAGCCCAAGATCACGGTCTCCGAGGGGACGCCGGCGATGTACAACGATCCGAAGCTGGTCGAGCGGATCGTGCCGGTGCTGAAGCGCGCATTGGGCGAGGATAAGATCGTCGACACCGAAGCGTCGATGGGAGGCGAGGATTACAGCGAATATGGTCGAGCGGGCGTGCCGATCTTCATGTTTCAGCTCGGCTCGGTAGACGCGAAGCGACTGGCCGGCCTGAAACGCGTCGAGCAGAACCCGCCATCGCTGCATTCGCCCCTCTACTATCCCGATGCCGAGGAAACGATTCAGACCGGCATCACGGCCATGTCCGAGGCGGCCATCGACTTGCTTCCCCCGAAAAAGAAGTAG
- a CDS encoding metalloregulator ArsR/SmtB family transcription factor has protein sequence MISNLAESPAVVRPFPPRVPDGIVKDLVKVFKLLSDETRLRVLLYLTQQPELHVRALCELLAQSQPAVSHHLALLRVAGLIESRREGKHNFYHILPDRFETLLDTLFANVPQTERRIRFEDYVLSYAPSGSMA, from the coding sequence ATGATCAGCAACCTGGCCGAATCACCCGCCGTGGTCCGCCCATTTCCGCCGCGCGTACCCGACGGCATCGTCAAGGATCTCGTAAAGGTCTTCAAACTGCTCTCGGATGAAACTCGCTTGCGCGTGCTGTTGTACCTCACCCAGCAGCCCGAACTGCACGTGCGGGCCTTGTGCGAGCTGTTGGCGCAAAGCCAGCCGGCCGTCAGCCATCACTTGGCGCTGTTGCGGGTCGCCGGCTTGATCGAGTCGCGCCGCGAAGGAAAGCACAACTTCTATCACATTCTGCCCGATCGGTTCGAGACGCTGCTCGACACATTGTTCGCCAATGTGCCGCAGACCGAACGGCGCATCCGCTTCGAGGATTACGTGCTCAGCTACGCGCCGTCGGGCAGCATGGCATAA
- a CDS encoding C45 family autoproteolytic acyltransferase/hydrolase: MLIVRSAILLAAIVSTLGARSLIAAEASLPVASDITERKPLASASSFRPDPATIVRYGAGYRYPQAGWIVLHVEGAPYERGYQHGRLMAAEIVEFIKTRAKCRSPKASTEAWRDVRTLVNALFLRRYDAEYLEEMKGIADGAAAVGAKYDDRPVDLIDIVTLNSDMEMSYLTPGVHATATGLDDETYHQPISTERPHAAEEHCSAFAATAPATADGEIIFGHITMCGLADAHQYNVWLDIAPKAGHRIVMQSYPGGIMSGLDYYINSAGILVLETTIRQTDFDITGQVLASRIRQAVQYAGTIDQAIKILSTANNGLYSNEWMLADINTGEIAMFELGTHKSKLWRSSRHEWPGDTRGFYWGCNNAKDMEVRKESLPTLGGKPGNVVLHPTDRDRTWLRLFREKQGKLTADFGFEAFTTAPLAAFPSCDAKFTTTKLAKELKSWALFGPPLGRAWMPTEDDREHCPGLQPLVSNDWTLISVDAAGEAPAEAPKLADAELFPEEKEDRFDKPVSLSAAWRGTLLPKSDADTWLAAGHAGFERVVALERALEAAAKGEVLDRAARDHLDVALFTRRSQWLTGVARSGHDVPLADTRFDWETDHWYHMAAGKGVLLLAALRQEIGPETFDRLMDGFGTAHAGQEVSTDEFRVAAEKACGRSLDAFFHPWLKGAPNVGDVSHGVWSIVSFEEEPEQTLIVYGTLGDRAAQREAADLLARKVARRWSNVLIAAQSDVEVSDADLKNHHLLLIGRPATNAVTAKFAAALPVKFDVGSFQLRGETYGDARSAVIAAGSNPYNARYSVVVYAGLGGDATTRAITSLPDEDSYSAEVLLYPARKHSRRLCITPVLPSAEAAAKAAAK, translated from the coding sequence ATGTTGATCGTTCGCTCTGCGATCCTGTTGGCCGCGATTGTTTCGACCCTGGGCGCGCGATCTCTGATTGCCGCCGAGGCGTCACTACCCGTGGCGTCCGATATCACCGAGCGCAAGCCGCTGGCCAGCGCCAGCAGCTTTCGGCCCGATCCTGCCACGATCGTCCGCTACGGAGCGGGCTATCGTTATCCGCAAGCGGGCTGGATCGTCTTGCACGTCGAAGGCGCGCCGTACGAGCGTGGCTATCAGCACGGGAGACTGATGGCTGCCGAGATCGTGGAGTTCATCAAAACCCGCGCGAAGTGCCGTAGCCCCAAGGCTTCGACGGAAGCCTGGCGCGACGTGCGCACGCTGGTGAATGCGCTGTTCCTGCGCCGCTACGACGCCGAGTACTTGGAAGAGATGAAGGGCATCGCCGACGGCGCCGCCGCCGTGGGAGCAAAATACGACGATCGGCCCGTCGATCTCATCGACATCGTCACGCTCAATTCCGACATGGAGATGAGCTATCTCACGCCGGGCGTGCATGCTACGGCGACCGGCCTGGACGACGAAACCTATCACCAGCCGATCAGCACCGAACGGCCTCACGCCGCCGAGGAACATTGCAGCGCCTTTGCCGCCACGGCGCCCGCCACGGCCGACGGTGAGATTATCTTCGGGCACATCACGATGTGCGGCCTGGCCGACGCGCATCAGTACAACGTGTGGCTCGATATTGCCCCCAAGGCCGGCCACCGGATCGTCATGCAGAGTTATCCCGGCGGTATCATGAGCGGGCTCGATTATTACATCAACAGCGCCGGCATCCTGGTGCTGGAAACGACGATCCGCCAGACCGACTTCGACATCACGGGGCAGGTTCTCGCCTCGCGTATTCGGCAGGCGGTTCAATATGCGGGCACGATCGACCAGGCGATCAAGATCCTGTCCACGGCCAATAACGGCCTGTATTCGAACGAATGGATGCTGGCCGATATCAACACCGGCGAGATCGCCATGTTCGAGCTGGGCACTCACAAGAGCAAACTGTGGCGCAGCAGCCGCCATGAGTGGCCCGGCGACACGCGCGGGTTTTATTGGGGCTGCAACAATGCCAAGGACATGGAGGTGCGCAAAGAATCGCTCCCCACGCTTGGGGGCAAGCCTGGGAACGTCGTGCTGCACCCTACCGACCGCGACCGGACGTGGCTGCGCTTGTTCCGCGAGAAGCAAGGCAAGTTGACCGCCGATTTCGGTTTCGAGGCCTTCACGACGGCGCCGCTCGCGGCGTTTCCTTCGTGCGATGCGAAGTTCACCACCACGAAGCTTGCCAAGGAGTTGAAGAGCTGGGCCTTGTTTGGCCCGCCGCTGGGGCGCGCGTGGATGCCAACGGAGGACGATCGTGAACACTGCCCGGGCCTGCAGCCGCTGGTAAGCAACGATTGGACGCTGATTTCGGTCGATGCGGCGGGCGAGGCGCCGGCCGAAGCGCCGAAGCTCGCCGACGCCGAGCTCTTTCCCGAGGAAAAAGAGGATCGCTTCGACAAGCCGGTTTCGCTCTCCGCCGCCTGGCGGGGAACGCTCTTGCCCAAATCGGACGCCGATACCTGGCTGGCCGCGGGGCACGCCGGATTCGAGCGCGTCGTGGCGCTTGAGCGCGCGCTCGAAGCAGCCGCCAAAGGCGAAGTGCTCGACCGCGCGGCCCGCGATCACTTGGACGTCGCGCTCTTCACGCGCCGTTCGCAATGGCTGACCGGCGTCGCACGCTCCGGCCACGATGTGCCGCTGGCCGATACGCGGTTCGATTGGGAAACCGACCACTGGTATCACATGGCCGCCGGCAAGGGCGTGTTGCTGCTGGCGGCGCTGCGACAGGAAATCGGGCCCGAGACGTTCGACCGGCTCATGGACGGTTTCGGCACCGCGCATGCCGGACAGGAAGTGAGCACGGACGAATTTCGCGTCGCGGCCGAGAAAGCGTGCGGTCGCTCGCTCGATGCGTTTTTCCATCCCTGGTTGAAAGGCGCGCCCAACGTGGGCGACGTGAGCCACGGCGTCTGGTCGATCGTTTCATTCGAAGAAGAGCCGGAACAGACGCTAATCGTGTACGGCACGCTGGGTGATCGGGCGGCGCAACGCGAAGCGGCCGACTTGCTCGCGCGCAAAGTCGCCCGCCGCTGGAGCAACGTGCTGATTGCGGCCCAGAGCGACGTCGAAGTAAGCGACGCCGACCTGAAGAATCACCACCTGTTGTTGATCGGCCGGCCGGCGACCAACGCCGTGACGGCGAAGTTTGCCGCGGCCCTGCCGGTGAAATTCGACGTGGGATCATTCCAACTCCGCGGCGAAACGTACGGCGATGCGCGCTCGGCCGTGATCGCCGCGGGATCGAATCCGTACAATGCCCGCTATTCGGTCGTCGTCTACGCGGGCCTCGGCGGTGATGCCACGACGCGGGCCATTACGTCGCTGCCGGACGAGGATTCGTACTCGGCCGAGGTTTTGCTTTACCCGGCGCGCAAACACTCGCGCCGATTGTGCATTACGCCGGTCCTGCCGAGCGCCGAAGCAGCGGCCAAAGCGGCCGCAAAATGA
- the sppA gene encoding signal peptide peptidase SppA — protein MRPFLILATAFSLAIASAAPGIAADTKKSSKNKPIVAVFRLRGPIVETPAEENFLMGTSRSVTLHSLIERMSKAREDENVKAVVITLDGATVTLPQAEEIRQRMADIRAAGKDVYLCADGLTMQDFVLAAGASEISVVPTGDLWLTGYYAESPYLRGLLDKISVTPDFLHCGDYKSASETFMRDGPSQQAEEMQNWLLDSEYQTTIQRIAQGRGVDEATVRGWIDGGPYTAEKARELRIIDRVQQRNDLEAALKEKFGDQIKFDPKYAAKASGQIDFSSPMGMMNFYAELLGGGKKKKSTKDTVAIINVEGAIVLGSADASPLSFGGKSAGSTPIRKALDDAAADDAVKAVVLRIDSPGGSATASDVILAATKRLKAKKPLVVSMGNVAASGGYYVSCASDVVYADEATITGSIGVVGGKLATSGLWNKVGINWKGYGRGVNASIMSSSHPFTDSQRTRMQSWMDDIYGVFKGHVVTARGTKLKKPIDELAGGRVYTGRQALDLGLVDRIGTLHDAIKEAAEQAKIEKYEVRLLPEPKTFLQTLLGSALGEEDEDTAGVSLSAAFGVKTFPLLDAVLPYLRELDGQRLGAVLTALGRLELIHREGVVLMMPEIVIR, from the coding sequence ATGCGTCCCTTTCTGATTCTGGCAACCGCGTTTTCGCTCGCGATCGCTTCGGCTGCTCCGGGAATTGCCGCGGATACCAAGAAAAGTTCCAAGAACAAGCCAATCGTCGCGGTCTTTCGCCTGCGCGGGCCGATCGTCGAAACGCCCGCCGAGGAAAACTTCCTGATGGGGACCAGTCGATCGGTCACGCTGCACAGCCTGATCGAAAGAATGTCGAAGGCCCGCGAAGATGAAAACGTCAAAGCCGTCGTCATCACGCTCGACGGCGCGACCGTGACCCTGCCGCAGGCCGAAGAGATTCGCCAGCGCATGGCCGACATCCGCGCGGCGGGCAAGGACGTCTATCTCTGTGCCGACGGACTCACGATGCAGGATTTCGTGCTGGCCGCCGGCGCCAGCGAAATCTCGGTCGTGCCGACCGGCGATCTGTGGCTGACCGGCTACTATGCCGAGAGTCCCTATCTGCGCGGCCTGTTGGACAAGATCAGCGTCACGCCCGACTTCCTCCACTGCGGCGATTACAAGAGCGCGTCCGAGACGTTCATGCGCGACGGGCCCAGCCAGCAAGCCGAGGAGATGCAGAACTGGCTCTTGGATAGCGAGTACCAGACCACGATCCAGCGCATCGCCCAGGGACGCGGCGTCGACGAAGCCACGGTGCGCGGGTGGATCGACGGCGGACCCTATACGGCAGAAAAAGCCCGCGAGCTGCGCATTATTGACCGCGTGCAGCAGCGGAACGATCTGGAAGCGGCGCTCAAAGAGAAGTTCGGCGATCAAATCAAGTTCGATCCCAAGTACGCCGCCAAGGCGTCAGGCCAGATCGATTTCTCTTCGCCGATGGGCATGATGAACTTCTATGCCGAGCTGCTGGGCGGCGGCAAAAAGAAGAAGTCGACCAAAGACACCGTGGCCATCATCAATGTCGAAGGCGCGATCGTGCTCGGCTCGGCCGACGCCAGTCCGCTCAGCTTCGGTGGCAAGTCGGCCGGCAGCACGCCCATTCGCAAAGCGCTCGACGACGCGGCCGCGGACGATGCGGTGAAGGCCGTCGTTTTGCGCATCGACTCGCCCGGCGGATCGGCGACGGCCAGCGACGTGATCCTGGCGGCCACAAAGCGTTTGAAGGCCAAGAAGCCGCTCGTGGTCTCGATGGGCAACGTGGCGGCCAGCGGGGGGTACTACGTCTCGTGCGCCTCGGACGTGGTTTATGCCGACGAAGCTACGATCACCGGCTCGATCGGCGTGGTCGGTGGCAAGCTGGCGACCTCGGGGCTGTGGAACAAGGTCGGCATCAACTGGAAGGGCTACGGCCGCGGCGTAAACGCCTCGATCATGAGCTCGTCGCATCCGTTCACCGATTCGCAACGGACGCGCATGCAAAGTTGGATGGATGACATCTACGGCGTCTTCAAGGGACACGTCGTAACGGCCCGCGGGACGAAACTGAAAAAGCCGATCGACGAATTGGCCGGTGGGCGCGTCTATACCGGGCGGCAGGCGTTGGATTTGGGCCTGGTCGACCGCATCGGGACGCTGCACGACGCCATCAAGGAGGCCGCCGAGCAAGCTAAAATCGAGAAGTACGAAGTGCGGCTCCTGCCCGAGCCCAAGACGTTTCTGCAAACCCTGCTCGGCAGCGCCCTGGGTGAGGAAGACGAGGATACGGCCGGCGTATCGCTTTCAGCGGCCTTCGGCGTGAAGACCTTTCCGCTGCTGGATGCGGTGCTCCCCTACCTGCGCGAGTTGGATGGTCAACGACTGGGCGCCGTACTGACGGCCCTGGGACGCTTGGAATTGATCCATCGCGAGGGGGTCGTGCTGATGATGCCTGAAATCGTGATTCGGTAG
- a CDS encoding response regulator: MPNILVVDDSPVDRRVVGGLIEKDPDLSVTFAANGTHALTMMREHMPALVITDLIMPEMNGLELVKAIRERHPFVPVILMTSKGNEEIAVQALQGGAASYVPKSQLPETLLDTIGTVLDASRPREGQARLLTHLLQNQCTFQLANDCTLFPPLISFVQEQSARFGLFDQTERVRLGIALEEALVNALYHGNLEVQSGLMEKSHEDYYAQVEERSQEAPYRERKIRVDVRVSAEDVVIRIRDQGPGFDPASLPDPTDPVNLDKVSGRGLLLMRTFVDDLRFNERGNEVTLVKRRRAIESEALACNELL, from the coding sequence ATGCCAAACATTCTTGTCGTTGACGATTCGCCGGTTGATCGTCGCGTGGTGGGCGGGCTGATCGAGAAGGATCCCGACCTTTCCGTCACGTTCGCGGCCAACGGCACGCATGCCTTGACGATGATGCGCGAGCACATGCCGGCACTTGTGATCACCGACCTGATCATGCCCGAGATGAATGGGCTGGAACTGGTGAAGGCGATTCGCGAGCGTCATCCCTTCGTGCCGGTCATCCTGATGACTTCCAAGGGCAACGAAGAGATCGCGGTGCAGGCGCTGCAGGGAGGCGCGGCCAGCTACGTTCCCAAGAGCCAGTTGCCCGAAACCTTGCTCGACACGATCGGCACCGTGCTCGACGCCTCGCGCCCGCGCGAGGGGCAAGCCCGGCTGCTTACCCACTTGCTGCAGAATCAATGCACGTTCCAACTGGCCAACGACTGCACGCTCTTCCCGCCGTTGATCAGTTTCGTGCAAGAACAATCGGCGCGCTTCGGCCTGTTCGATCAGACCGAACGCGTGCGGTTGGGTATTGCGCTGGAAGAAGCGCTGGTTAACGCCTTGTACCACGGCAATCTGGAAGTTCAGTCGGGCTTGATGGAGAAAAGCCACGAAGACTATTACGCGCAGGTGGAAGAACGCTCGCAGGAAGCTCCGTATCGCGAGCGAAAAATCCGCGTCGACGTTCGCGTGTCGGCCGAAGACGTCGTGATCCGCATTCGCGACCAAGGGCCCGGCTTCGATCCGGCCTCGCTTCCCGATCCGACCGATCCGGTGAACCTCGACAAGGTCAGTGGCCGTGGCTTGCTGCTGATGCGCACCTTTGTCGACGACTTGCGATTCAATGAGCGCGGCAACGAGGTCACGCTGGTCAAGCGTCGCCGAGCGATCGAATCCGAGGCGCTGGCCTGCAACGAACTGCTCTGA